One region of Oceanipulchritudo coccoides genomic DNA includes:
- a CDS encoding ABC transporter permease, whose translation MRQYFNLFNLAAKQAWRHKTRSILTILGVAVGMFLFSSVETMQAALSKATSVTANDTTLVVYRENRFCPATSRLPEHYLSEIRKIDGVAEAIPIQVAVNNCGASLDVIAFRGVPRENLQSYNPDLELLEGSYDDWMKRSDGALVGQTFAIKRNLNTGDTFEAVGVRVVVSGIIRSPNAQDNNVAYVHLPFLQQASRVGLGTVTQFNVRVTDPSQLDPVAEKIDALFKYDSAPTITRPEKAFFAQTAKDMVEMIGFTRWLGFGAVLGVLGLVANALLLASRSRIKEGAILQTIGFQQQSIGLLVVFEGILLGLAGGILGSFGAAGFFSWQRFTFGSEGLTLALNPSSSVTLAGIVIALVLALLSSVWPAFEAARRPIVESLRDS comes from the coding sequence ATGAGACAGTATTTCAACTTGTTCAATCTCGCCGCAAAGCAAGCCTGGCGGCACAAGACACGAAGTATCCTGACTATTCTGGGAGTTGCCGTGGGCATGTTTCTCTTCAGCAGTGTAGAGACCATGCAGGCGGCACTCAGCAAGGCCACCAGCGTGACAGCCAATGACACAACCCTCGTCGTTTACCGGGAGAACCGGTTTTGTCCGGCAACTTCACGTCTTCCCGAGCATTACTTGAGTGAAATCCGCAAAATTGACGGTGTTGCAGAAGCGATACCTATCCAGGTCGCGGTGAACAATTGCGGTGCCAGCCTCGACGTCATTGCATTTAGAGGTGTGCCCAGGGAGAACTTGCAAAGCTACAACCCTGACTTGGAACTGCTTGAAGGCTCTTATGACGACTGGATGAAGCGCTCTGACGGGGCTCTTGTCGGGCAGACCTTTGCCATCAAGCGAAACCTGAACACGGGTGACACCTTTGAGGCGGTCGGGGTTCGCGTGGTGGTGTCTGGGATCATCCGGTCACCGAATGCGCAAGATAACAATGTTGCTTATGTGCATTTACCATTCCTGCAGCAGGCGAGCCGGGTGGGGCTCGGGACCGTTACGCAGTTCAATGTGCGTGTAACGGATCCTTCGCAGCTCGATCCAGTGGCGGAAAAGATCGACGCCCTATTCAAGTATGACAGTGCCCCGACAATTACTCGTCCGGAGAAGGCCTTTTTTGCCCAGACTGCCAAGGACATGGTGGAGATGATCGGGTTTACCCGCTGGCTGGGCTTCGGGGCGGTCCTCGGGGTTCTTGGTCTGGTGGCCAATGCACTCCTGCTGGCCTCGCGATCGCGTATCAAGGAAGGCGCTATCCTCCAGACAATTGGCTTTCAGCAGCAATCAATCGGGTTATTGGTTGTTTTTGAAGGGATATTACTGGGGCTTGCCGGCGGTATCCTGGGCAGCTTCGGGGCCGCGGGATTTTTCAGTTGGCAACGATTCACTTTTGGCAGCGAAGGCCTAACTCTGGCGCTGAATCCAAGCAGCTCCGTGACCCTTGCCGGCATCGTCATTGCGCTTGTTCTGGCTTTATTATCATCGGTGTGGCCAGCCTTCGAGGCAGCGCGCCGGCCCATTGTTGAATCCTTAAGAGACTCCTGA
- a CDS encoding ABC transporter ATP-binding protein, which yields MNNENHFIICEKLGKSYRKGTTTVTPLEELDLQVERGEFLALMGPSGSGKTTLLNCLAGIDRPSSGKLFIGGEDIAGMSRGELTTWRGKHCGYIFQLYHLVPILTAFENIELPLLLDKGLSKSGRRFRVEAALDLVDLADRATHFPSELSGGQEQRVAIARAIVTDPQLLVADEPTGDLDSSAAGQILDLLQRLSREHGKTIVMVTHDPRAADAADRCLHLEKGQLLEAHQKEKATA from the coding sequence ATGAATAACGAGAACCATTTTATCATCTGCGAGAAGCTGGGAAAAAGCTATCGCAAAGGGACAACCACAGTAACCCCGCTTGAGGAACTGGACCTGCAAGTTGAGCGGGGCGAATTTCTTGCCTTGATGGGGCCTTCCGGCTCGGGCAAGACCACTTTGTTGAACTGCCTTGCCGGAATTGACCGGCCCAGCTCTGGCAAGTTGTTTATCGGTGGCGAGGACATTGCGGGAATGTCCCGCGGGGAACTGACAACCTGGCGCGGTAAGCACTGCGGTTACATTTTTCAGCTCTATCACCTTGTGCCCATTTTGACGGCGTTTGAGAACATTGAGTTACCCCTTCTTCTCGACAAGGGACTCAGCAAGTCAGGGCGACGTTTTCGCGTGGAGGCCGCACTTGACCTTGTCGATTTGGCCGACCGGGCCACTCACTTTCCCTCGGAATTGTCCGGTGGACAGGAGCAGCGCGTGGCCATCGCCCGGGCGATTGTCACCGATCCACAATTACTTGTGGCTGACGAACCAACCGGCGACCTCGATAGCAGTGCCGCCGGGCAAATTCTTGATCTCCTGCAACGCCTGTCCAGAGAGCACGGGAAAACCATTGTCATGGTGACCCATGATCCGCGCGCCGCTGATGCAGCCGACCGCTGCCTGCATTTGGAAAAAGGCCAGTTGCTTGAAGCGCATCAAAAAGAAAAGGCCACCGCATGA
- a CDS encoding efflux RND transporter periplasmic adaptor subunit has protein sequence MEDKLQALSRSRDREKPSPNNKPTRRWRQTAVAGIPWILAVIAVLLVLILFGERMLPATSVVVEPVVTLPETKGGNPTGGAVLETRTGNPYAGTALFQASGWIEADPYPHRATALAGGIVDRVHVLEGQSVRAGDPIATLIDDDSELRLNMAEANLSAAKAALDAAASEQELAHARIESMQQQIEVAEARRQELSDLAIRAEDLGPEVLAEQEIIQAGLRLRTQEQTVEALKAQVLERELEAQRLGGQLRVRSSLLAEAQVRLREAQLEFDRMIVRAPVDGIIQRLMVAPGQKKVLMADNPESATVAILFQPEKLQARIDVPIAEAARLSPGQAVLVESEFLGGVELKGHIQRIVGEADLQRNTLQVKVRIDNPPAGLRPEILCRARFLDTRVTDSSIQSGPEGVVESGTGGARGLSVLVPTLALYDGSGPEPFVWVVDESGRRTERRQVRLAGEERDGYALVREGLRPGDRVVVKTSSELREGSRIQY, from the coding sequence ATGGAAGATAAATTACAGGCACTAAGCCGAAGTAGAGACAGGGAGAAGCCCTCTCCCAATAATAAACCCACCCGGCGCTGGCGACAAACCGCCGTCGCAGGCATTCCATGGATACTGGCAGTTATCGCCGTGCTCCTGGTACTCATCCTGTTCGGGGAACGGATGCTTCCAGCGACATCCGTTGTCGTTGAACCAGTCGTCACCCTGCCCGAGACAAAGGGTGGGAATCCCACTGGCGGTGCGGTTTTGGAAACCCGGACCGGCAACCCGTATGCAGGCACGGCCCTATTCCAAGCTTCCGGCTGGATTGAGGCGGATCCTTATCCTCACCGGGCAACAGCGCTGGCCGGCGGGATTGTGGACAGGGTTCATGTGCTGGAAGGTCAATCGGTCAGAGCGGGGGATCCGATAGCAACCCTTATTGATGACGATTCGGAACTCCGGCTGAATATGGCAGAAGCCAATCTCTCAGCAGCGAAAGCGGCTTTGGATGCAGCGGCAAGCGAGCAGGAGCTGGCCCATGCCCGAATAGAAAGTATGCAACAGCAGATTGAGGTCGCAGAGGCTCGTCGACAAGAGTTGAGCGACCTGGCCATCCGCGCAGAGGATCTTGGTCCGGAGGTTTTGGCTGAGCAGGAAATCATCCAGGCTGGATTGAGACTTCGCACACAGGAGCAGACGGTTGAGGCCCTGAAAGCGCAGGTGCTCGAGCGTGAACTTGAGGCACAGCGTCTTGGTGGACAATTGCGGGTCCGCAGCAGCCTTTTAGCAGAAGCGCAGGTCCGACTCAGGGAGGCGCAATTGGAGTTTGACCGCATGATTGTCCGGGCACCCGTGGACGGGATCATCCAGCGCCTGATGGTCGCTCCGGGGCAGAAGAAGGTCCTGATGGCCGATAATCCGGAATCGGCCACGGTAGCGATTCTATTCCAGCCTGAAAAGCTTCAAGCGCGTATTGATGTGCCAATCGCGGAGGCCGCACGATTGTCCCCGGGGCAGGCCGTTCTTGTGGAGAGTGAGTTTCTCGGAGGGGTGGAGCTGAAAGGTCATATACAGCGGATTGTTGGTGAAGCCGACCTGCAGCGGAACACACTCCAAGTCAAGGTCCGTATCGATAACCCGCCCGCAGGACTGCGACCGGAAATTTTGTGTCGTGCCCGTTTTCTGGATACAAGAGTTACAGATAGTTCAATTCAATCCGGACCTGAAGGTGTTGTCGAATCCGGCACCGGTGGAGCGCGCGGGTTAAGTGTTCTTGTCCCCACGCTGGCCCTTTACGACGGCTCCGGCCCTGAGCCATTTGTCTGGGTAGTGGACGAGAGTGGCCGCCGGACAGAACGCCGTCAGGTAAGATTGGCGGGTGAGGAACGGGATGGCTACGCCCTTGTCAGGGAAGGGCTACGGCCCGGTGACCGTGTCGTGGTCAAGACATCGAGTGAGTTGCGGGAAGGTTCCCGTATCCAATATTAA
- a CDS encoding PEP-CTERM sorting domain-containing protein, translated as MLKFKILLLSIVSGVTSAYGAITISIEQSGSDLHISTSGTYTVSPNQADVPLFGLVGQFLPTGFSNKNEIISLATGGSTGLYTGSITGTVPPLPDVSYNVTGVTGTTFGYVKDNNFNFGAIYGPVGFTPGTISSGFGVVQNATLADIGLTPSSSGSFSVGAQPVSWAVVPEPSTYVLACSSLALGFAFLRRKKR; from the coding sequence ATGTTAAAATTTAAGATATTACTGTTGTCTATTGTCTCGGGAGTAACTTCCGCCTATGGAGCCATTACGATCTCCATTGAACAAAGCGGGAGCGACCTCCATATCAGCACGAGCGGAACCTACACGGTTTCGCCCAATCAGGCCGATGTGCCATTGTTTGGATTGGTGGGTCAATTCCTTCCTACTGGATTTTCAAACAAGAATGAAATTATATCCCTGGCGACTGGTGGGTCCACCGGCCTGTACACAGGTTCAATCACGGGAACGGTACCTCCTTTGCCGGACGTATCGTATAACGTCACCGGAGTCACTGGAACAACATTTGGATATGTTAAAGATAACAACTTTAACTTTGGGGCAATCTACGGACCTGTCGGATTTACCCCGGGCACAATCTCCTCGGGTTTTGGTGTCGTGCAAAATGCTACCTTGGCGGATATCGGGCTGACTCCCTCATCCAGCGGATCCTTTTCTGTTGGTGCGCAACCCGTCAGTTGGGCGGTTGTTCCTGAACCATCCACATATGTTCTGGCGTGTTCTTCTCTCGCGCTCGGGTTTGCTTTCCTCCGACGCAAGAAGCGCTAA
- a CDS encoding PEP-CTERM sorting domain-containing protein (PEP-CTERM proteins occur, often in large numbers, in the proteomes of bacteria that also encode an exosortase, a predicted intramembrane cysteine proteinase. The presence of a PEP-CTERM domain at a protein's C-terminus predicts cleavage within the sorting domain, followed by covalent anchoring to some some component of the (usually Gram-negative) cell surface. Many PEP-CTERM proteins exhibit an unusual sequence composition that includes large numbers of potential glycosylation sites. Expression of one such protein has been shown restore the ability of a bacterium to form floc, a type of biofilm.), with translation MKDSFASSNSLKSKKMHIKKTLSLLGAAGFALSANAATVNVFNGVVTDLSGFDSVSGEVAVSGGFLSIQDTVTDGKPEALVDFGGNVLGGIKIELDYNFQNNGLTAVSDPEIRMRMGNSGTSPTSDSKNGFGLYLRNPTGTTLDDSQFRPAKWDGVSKMSSQSTITNIADGVWSSAEFYLNNSFSAMEYTVGSTVYTLAANTYTLWVDGAEVVTFGLGEDTADFDRDLGFGNLLFVGSSNSDAGVAVLLDNITVYTGVDSGITPVPEPSTYALLLGVMAIGFVLYRRRK, from the coding sequence TTGAAAGACAGTTTCGCCTCTTCTAATTCACTCAAATCCAAAAAAATGCATATTAAAAAAACACTATCCCTTCTCGGAGCGGCCGGTTTCGCTCTCTCTGCTAATGCAGCAACCGTTAATGTATTCAATGGCGTGGTCACTGACCTAAGCGGATTCGATTCCGTTTCTGGTGAAGTTGCCGTTTCCGGAGGTTTCTTAAGCATTCAGGATACGGTTACCGATGGTAAACCAGAGGCCTTGGTTGATTTTGGTGGAAATGTCCTCGGCGGGATCAAAATCGAATTGGATTATAACTTTCAGAATAACGGTCTCACAGCTGTCAGTGATCCCGAAATTCGCATGCGTATGGGCAATTCGGGAACTTCACCTACCAGCGATTCTAAAAATGGTTTCGGGTTATATTTAAGAAATCCTACTGGAACAACTTTAGATGATAGTCAGTTCAGACCCGCTAAATGGGACGGTGTCTCTAAAATGAGTTCTCAGTCGACTATCACTAACATAGCCGATGGCGTCTGGTCTTCTGCGGAATTCTATTTAAACAATTCGTTCAGTGCGATGGAATACACCGTCGGTAGCACTGTATACACACTGGCTGCCAATACGTACACTTTGTGGGTTGATGGGGCTGAAGTAGTCACATTTGGCTTGGGCGAAGACACTGCAGACTTTGATCGAGATTTAGGTTTTGGAAACCTCCTTTTTGTGGGAAGTTCAAACTCGGATGCGGGTGTAGCTGTGCTCCTCGACAACATTACGGTTTACACCGGGGTTGACTCTGGAATTACTCCGGTCCCGGAGCCGTCCACATATGCGCTGCTTTTGGGAGTAATGGCGATTGGGTTTGTGCTCTATCGTCGGCGTAAATAA
- a CDS encoding MFS transporter — translation MNPEQSLPAAQQNSERMLWYARMACFLQIGCGAQLSVYEAVHMVEKGLSGTETGILIAIGNALVIFVSPFWGRLADRYGVYRRLIAFGTFGISGTLIWFSFANSLGDFLIYSILRGILLTSVMGVMPALALANLPPGNQGKGYGTYRSFGSIGFMAGTLVLPAFLPTVQSITIVAAILLPISLIFVFGLQRPSVRTQAEEASFKGKLPVQLYWFLAANFLVSLTEPAINGFYNSFGRSLGATLPWIGVISGFTGFIAFISLPLMGRWVDLRGPKIILLLGFASQGLRLLTASFIASPEWLWVPHLFHCFGWAGREVATIVFVSILAGSTKRATAISLTVSTKMAGMMVGSYLMGYLSDLYGYPTMFRIIASLALCSLVFLAVVLRSGQETLRGMGPSGTKNHKY, via the coding sequence ATGAACCCGGAACAATCACTCCCGGCAGCCCAACAGAATTCGGAGCGTATGCTTTGGTACGCCCGAATGGCCTGCTTCCTGCAGATCGGTTGCGGCGCTCAATTGAGCGTCTACGAGGCTGTACACATGGTAGAAAAGGGGCTTTCGGGAACGGAGACGGGGATCCTCATTGCCATAGGCAATGCCCTCGTCATTTTTGTAAGCCCGTTCTGGGGAAGGCTAGCTGACCGCTATGGGGTTTACCGGCGCTTGATCGCCTTCGGAACTTTTGGAATCAGCGGAACTCTGATCTGGTTTTCCTTCGCCAATTCACTGGGTGACTTCCTGATCTACAGCATCCTGCGGGGTATCCTCCTGACCTCTGTCATGGGAGTCATGCCGGCGCTCGCCCTCGCCAATCTGCCCCCGGGAAACCAAGGGAAAGGATACGGCACATACCGTTCCTTCGGATCGATTGGCTTTATGGCAGGGACATTAGTCCTGCCGGCTTTCCTCCCCACCGTTCAGTCCATCACAATTGTAGCGGCAATCCTGCTACCGATATCCCTCATTTTTGTTTTCGGGCTGCAGCGCCCGTCCGTCCGGACCCAGGCAGAGGAAGCTAGCTTCAAGGGAAAGCTCCCGGTTCAGTTGTACTGGTTTTTGGCAGCGAACTTCCTGGTCAGCCTGACAGAGCCCGCCATTAACGGTTTCTACAACAGCTTCGGACGGTCTCTCGGAGCCACCCTGCCGTGGATTGGCGTTATTTCCGGATTCACCGGGTTCATTGCCTTTATTTCGCTTCCTTTGATGGGGCGCTGGGTCGACCTGCGCGGTCCAAAGATAATCCTGCTACTAGGCTTTGCCTCCCAAGGCTTGCGTCTCCTCACGGCATCCTTCATCGCATCGCCAGAGTGGCTCTGGGTCCCGCACCTGTTTCACTGCTTTGGGTGGGCCGGGCGTGAGGTTGCGACGATTGTCTTTGTCTCCATCCTTGCCGGTTCGACCAAGCGGGCCACCGCCATCAGCCTGACCGTCTCCACCAAGATGGCCGGCATGATGGTCGGTTCTTACCTAATGGGTTATCTTTCCGACTTGTATGGGTATCCGACCATGTTCCGGATCATTGCCAGTCTGGCCCTGTGCAGCTTGGTCTTCCTGGCCGTAGTTTTGAGGTCAGGACAAGAAACGCTGAGGGGGATGGGGCCAAGCGGTACCAAAAATCATAAATATTAA
- a CDS encoding NADH-dependent [FeFe] hydrogenase, group A6 codes for MIQQLVQAKINGIPVEVPEGTSILDAARQTGIKIPSLCKHEDLLPSAACGMCVVKIAGSPKMPRACAMPIQEGMEITTHDGELTEIRRTVLELILSNHPNSCLTCGRNGNCELQTLAGEFSVRRDRFEKYIPEIPIDNSNGSITIDFTKCIKCGRCVYVCQEIQDVWALSLLERGISTRMAPAGDISLADSPCIKCGQCAAHCPTGAIVENDETATVWEALQNPDKYCTVQIAPSVRVALGEEFGYPPGTNLTKRIYAALRRVGFKAVFDTNFSADLTIMEEASEFVERFAHGKGSLPLITSCCPAWTDYMEKYHHDFVDNFSTAKSPQQMLGVMAKTYFSEKMGVDPATHYQVSIMPCTAKKYELERTGEMFASGYQDVDVTLTTRELACLIKQSGLVFDELPEEEADSLLGEYTGAGTIFGATGGVMEAALRTGYFLVTGENLSPDAMSIHPVRGLEGVKEAEIDIKGAKVRVAVAHGMANVSKVLERVRRARERGEEIPYHFIEVMACPGGCVGGGGQPYGISDAVRQKRMEGLYQEDQDISIRCSHDNPEIKRIYTDFLGAPLSEKSEKLLHTKYKARKLYQK; via the coding sequence ATGATTCAACAATTGGTCCAGGCAAAGATAAACGGAATTCCGGTTGAAGTCCCGGAGGGGACAAGCATTCTGGATGCGGCCCGGCAGACAGGCATCAAGATTCCCTCGCTCTGCAAGCATGAGGATTTGCTGCCATCGGCGGCTTGTGGAATGTGCGTTGTGAAAATCGCCGGTAGTCCCAAGATGCCGCGCGCATGTGCAATGCCAATCCAGGAAGGGATGGAGATTACAACCCATGATGGTGAGCTTACGGAAATTCGCCGGACGGTTCTTGAGCTCATCCTATCCAACCACCCGAACTCCTGTCTAACGTGTGGTCGAAATGGCAATTGCGAGTTGCAAACCCTGGCTGGAGAGTTCTCTGTCCGACGGGATCGCTTTGAAAAATACATCCCGGAAATCCCGATAGACAATTCAAACGGATCGATAACCATTGATTTCACCAAGTGCATCAAGTGCGGACGTTGCGTATATGTCTGCCAGGAAATCCAGGACGTATGGGCGCTGTCCCTTCTTGAGCGTGGAATTAGCACGCGCATGGCCCCGGCTGGTGACATTTCACTTGCTGATTCACCGTGTATCAAATGTGGCCAGTGTGCGGCGCATTGTCCCACTGGGGCAATTGTCGAGAATGATGAAACTGCTACGGTCTGGGAGGCTTTGCAGAATCCGGACAAGTACTGCACCGTTCAGATAGCCCCGAGTGTGCGTGTGGCCCTTGGGGAGGAATTTGGCTACCCACCGGGGACTAATCTTACCAAGCGGATTTATGCGGCTTTGCGGCGAGTTGGATTCAAGGCGGTCTTCGATACCAACTTCTCAGCCGACTTGACGATCATGGAGGAAGCCAGCGAATTCGTGGAGCGCTTTGCCCATGGGAAGGGTTCGCTTCCGCTGATCACCTCCTGCTGTCCGGCATGGACCGACTACATGGAAAAGTACCACCATGATTTCGTCGATAACTTCTCCACGGCCAAAAGCCCTCAGCAGATGTTGGGAGTCATGGCCAAGACTTACTTCTCTGAAAAGATGGGGGTTGATCCAGCGACTCATTACCAAGTTTCGATCATGCCCTGCACGGCCAAGAAGTATGAGCTTGAACGGACCGGAGAAATGTTTGCCTCGGGTTATCAGGATGTCGACGTGACCCTGACCACTCGCGAGCTGGCTTGCCTGATCAAGCAGTCCGGCCTCGTCTTCGATGAGCTTCCCGAAGAGGAAGCAGACTCACTCCTTGGTGAGTACACCGGAGCCGGTACAATCTTTGGGGCAACGGGCGGTGTAATGGAAGCGGCACTACGAACCGGTTATTTTCTTGTGACTGGTGAGAATTTGTCCCCGGACGCGATGAGTATACATCCCGTGCGAGGTCTTGAGGGTGTCAAGGAAGCGGAAATCGACATCAAGGGCGCGAAGGTTCGGGTGGCGGTCGCCCACGGCATGGCCAATGTGAGCAAGGTCTTGGAACGAGTCAGGCGGGCACGGGAGCGTGGGGAGGAAATCCCGTATCACTTCATTGAAGTAATGGCCTGTCCGGGCGGTTGCGTTGGCGGGGGAGGGCAACCCTACGGCATCAGTGATGCTGTCCGTCAAAAGCGCATGGAGGGCCTTTATCAGGAAGATCAAGACATCTCAATCCGGTGCTCGCACGACAACCCCGAAATCAAGCGGATCTATACGGATTTCCTTGGAGCACCCCTGAGCGAAAAATCCGAAAAGCTTCTCCATACGAAATACAAGGCCCGGAAGCTCTACCAGAAGTAA
- a CDS encoding NuoF family protein, with protein MKVLKASDIREYAQSGTEKGPWIRVGMDTGGIAAGAKAVYEALVEAREEAGASIRIEKVGSLGLAYADPVVVFQCESGPPVVFGSMNPDSARELIANHCRKGVLLEDRVMASRDRGESLEGGEQLAILVKDTSAGKHGDRTEFFQQMIQDELDFYGLKSTIRVYRALDMGLYNKGVCLQLLPSRVTYGGVSGPDIRHIIKESLRGGTILEDLLVRGSDPQERIVLRNCGQIDPDSIESYLRADGYSGLVRSLTEMTPEEVIEELKVSGLRGRGGAGFPTWIKWSKTREPQADRKFVICNADEGDPGAFMDRSVLEGDPHAVLEGLMLSAYAIGADKGFFYIRAEYPLAVERVQRAIDQAREAGLLGENILGTDFSFDAEVRLGAGAFVCGEETALIASIEGRRGSPEPRPPYPSVKGLWGKPTSINNVETLAAASAILEKGGAWYSGFGTEKSRGTKVFAVTGKVRNSQLVEVPMGIPIRTIIEDICGGAGTESPIKAVQTGGPSGGVIPLQHMDTAVSYESLQSLGSIMGSGGMLVMDEKDCMVDVAKFYLNFCVDESCGKCAPCRVGGFQMLQLLEKIHSGEGSMDDIEAIRQICRCMQTASLCGLGQTAPNPVLSTLKYFNNEYIALIEKDKPLAKAGLDLSEEGASW; from the coding sequence ATGAAAGTATTGAAGGCAAGTGACATCAGGGAATACGCGCAAAGTGGGACCGAAAAGGGCCCATGGATACGAGTCGGCATGGATACGGGAGGGATTGCAGCCGGAGCAAAGGCTGTTTATGAAGCTCTTGTCGAAGCCCGGGAGGAAGCGGGCGCATCCATAAGGATCGAGAAGGTGGGCTCCCTTGGATTGGCCTATGCCGACCCGGTGGTGGTATTCCAATGTGAATCCGGACCGCCTGTTGTCTTTGGATCGATGAACCCTGATTCGGCGCGCGAATTGATCGCGAACCACTGCCGCAAGGGCGTACTCCTCGAAGACCGTGTGATGGCCAGCAGGGACCGCGGGGAGAGCCTTGAAGGGGGCGAGCAGCTGGCGATTCTGGTCAAGGATACATCGGCAGGTAAACACGGCGACCGAACCGAGTTTTTCCAGCAGATGATCCAGGATGAACTGGATTTTTATGGTCTAAAAAGCACGATAAGAGTCTACCGGGCCCTTGATATGGGCCTCTATAACAAAGGCGTTTGTTTGCAGTTGTTGCCTTCCCGCGTCACGTACGGCGGGGTCAGCGGGCCGGATATCCGTCATATTATCAAGGAGAGCCTTCGCGGCGGTACAATTCTCGAAGACCTGCTGGTCCGCGGCAGTGATCCACAGGAACGGATTGTATTGAGAAACTGCGGACAGATTGATCCAGACTCAATTGAATCCTACCTGCGCGCGGATGGCTACAGCGGGCTGGTGCGTTCCCTGACCGAGATGACCCCGGAAGAGGTAATCGAGGAATTGAAAGTCAGTGGTCTCCGCGGACGGGGTGGAGCCGGGTTTCCCACATGGATCAAGTGGAGCAAGACGCGTGAACCGCAAGCGGACAGGAAATTTGTGATATGCAATGCCGACGAAGGGGATCCCGGAGCGTTTATGGACCGGAGTGTCCTTGAAGGCGATCCGCACGCCGTCCTCGAGGGTCTGATGCTCTCGGCATATGCAATCGGTGCAGACAAGGGATTCTTCTACATCCGCGCCGAATATCCACTTGCCGTCGAGCGTGTCCAGAGGGCTATTGATCAAGCGCGGGAAGCGGGTCTTCTCGGGGAAAACATCCTCGGTACGGACTTTAGTTTTGATGCCGAGGTACGGCTTGGGGCAGGTGCCTTTGTCTGTGGTGAAGAGACTGCCCTCATTGCCTCCATTGAAGGACGTCGCGGCAGTCCTGAACCACGTCCACCTTATCCCTCCGTGAAAGGTCTATGGGGCAAACCAACCTCGATCAATAACGTCGAGACGCTTGCCGCGGCATCCGCCATCCTTGAAAAAGGAGGGGCCTGGTATTCCGGATTTGGGACGGAGAAGTCGCGCGGGACGAAGGTCTTCGCGGTGACCGGAAAAGTCCGCAATTCTCAATTGGTCGAGGTGCCGATGGGCATTCCGATCCGCACCATCATTGAGGACATTTGTGGCGGTGCGGGAACCGAGTCACCCATCAAGGCGGTGCAGACTGGGGGTCCCTCGGGAGGAGTGATTCCCCTCCAGCACATGGACACGGCCGTCAGTTACGAGAGCTTGCAGTCCCTTGGCTCAATCATGGGCTCTGGAGGCATGCTCGTAATGGATGAGAAGGACTGCATGGTTGATGTGGCCAAGTTCTACCTGAATTTCTGTGTGGACGAATCCTGCGGGAAATGCGCCCCATGTCGTGTCGGCGGATTCCAGATGCTCCAGCTTCTGGAAAAAATCCACTCCGGTGAGGGGAGCATGGATGACATTGAAGCCATCCGGCAAATTTGTCGTTGTATGCAGACCGCATCGCTCTGCGGACTTGGACAGACAGCTCCCAATCCTGTTCTCTCCACACTCAAGTATTTTAATAATGAATACATTGCCCTCATCGAGAAGGACAAACCGCTGGCAAAGGCTGGCTTGGATCTGTCCGAAGAGGGCGCAAGCTGGTAA
- a CDS encoding complex I 24 kDa subunit family protein, translated as MERKRMSNTGELGYLFDWVESVQVKVRELVGEWKDREGNLIMILHAIQNEFGYVPRGVANELAKELGISLARIYEVITFYHYFRLVPPGQHNVQVCTGTACYLKGSSELIEELEKRLGVTEGEALPDSEFHLETVRCIGCCGMAPAIVIDGETHGRLCQKDVAGILENQRRGKRV; from the coding sequence ATGGAGAGAAAACGCATGAGCAATACCGGGGAACTGGGCTACCTGTTCGACTGGGTGGAGAGCGTACAGGTAAAGGTGCGGGAATTGGTTGGCGAGTGGAAGGACCGCGAAGGAAACCTCATCATGATACTTCACGCGATCCAGAATGAGTTTGGCTATGTGCCACGGGGTGTGGCCAACGAGCTTGCCAAGGAACTGGGAATCAGTCTGGCCCGTATCTATGAAGTCATTACGTTTTACCATTACTTCCGGTTGGTTCCACCGGGGCAGCACAACGTCCAGGTCTGCACAGGTACTGCCTGCTATTTGAAAGGATCTTCTGAGCTGATTGAGGAACTCGAGAAGCGCTTGGGGGTCACGGAAGGAGAGGCCCTTCCGGACAGTGAATTCCATCTGGAGACTGTGCGTTGTATCGGGTGCTGCGGCATGGCGCCGGCAATTGTCATTGACGGGGAAACCCATGGCCGCCTGTGCCAGAAGGATGTTGCCGGGATTCTTGAAAACCAGCGTCGGGGGAAGCGGGTATGA